From Arthrobacter sp. FW306-2-2C-D06B, a single genomic window includes:
- a CDS encoding glutamate--cysteine ligase 2: protein MRTFGVEEELLIVDPVTGEPLALADALLSGPAQDGPAYDGPAQDGSDIGPTLEEIDGPDTGLSHELKLEQIETQTRPCRSYAELLHQIRRARGLASHAARRHGARIAALATSPVDAALHTTPDPRYAIMLERFGITAHEQLTCGFHVHTSIESPEEGVMVLDRIRDKLAVFTAMSANSPYWRGLATGFESYRTQAWNRWPSSGPSAIFGSLAAYRRVVRRLIETGVLLDEGMVYFDARLSRHVPTVEVRVADVCLRAEDAALIAVLVRALVETSVREYHAGIEPAAVPTALLRMASWQASNFGLRTELLDFGTFRPEPAADVVWSLVEYLEPVLAEQGELDLVQTGVAAILGRGNGAIEQRGVAERWSGTNGGAPDAAGLAAVVEHAVQITMRSERDESDTKPQPVLTWVRQDWREAPG from the coding sequence GTGCGCACTTTTGGTGTGGAAGAGGAATTGCTGATCGTCGATCCGGTGACCGGCGAGCCGCTCGCGCTTGCCGATGCGCTCCTCTCTGGCCCCGCTCAGGACGGCCCCGCCTATGACGGACCCGCCCAAGATGGCTCCGACATAGGTCCTACGCTTGAGGAGATCGACGGCCCCGATACCGGCCTAAGCCACGAGCTCAAGCTTGAACAGATCGAAACCCAGACCCGGCCATGCCGCAGCTACGCCGAGCTCCTGCACCAGATCCGCAGGGCGCGGGGCCTCGCGAGCCATGCCGCTCGGCGCCATGGCGCAAGGATCGCCGCGTTGGCCACCTCGCCCGTGGACGCCGCGTTGCACACCACTCCTGATCCCCGATACGCCATCATGCTCGAACGTTTCGGCATCACGGCGCACGAACAGCTCACCTGCGGATTCCACGTCCACACCTCGATCGAGTCCCCGGAGGAAGGAGTGATGGTCCTTGACCGGATCCGGGACAAGCTCGCTGTCTTCACGGCGATGAGCGCCAATTCCCCTTACTGGCGGGGCCTGGCTACCGGTTTTGAGAGCTACCGGACGCAGGCGTGGAACCGCTGGCCGTCCTCGGGACCGTCAGCAATCTTCGGTTCCCTGGCTGCTTACAGGCGGGTTGTCAGGAGGCTCATCGAAACGGGAGTGTTGCTGGACGAGGGGATGGTTTATTTCGACGCCAGGCTATCCCGGCACGTTCCCACGGTGGAAGTCCGGGTGGCCGATGTCTGCCTACGGGCCGAGGATGCGGCGCTCATCGCGGTGCTCGTCAGGGCCTTGGTTGAGACTTCCGTTCGTGAGTACCATGCCGGTATAGAGCCAGCGGCCGTGCCCACGGCGCTTTTGCGGATGGCGTCCTGGCAGGCAAGCAACTTCGGACTGCGCACCGAACTGCTGGATTTCGGAACGTTCCGCCCGGAGCCCGCCGCGGACGTCGTATGGTCGCTGGTGGAGTACCTGGAACCTGTGCTCGCCGAACAGGGTGAACTCGACTTGGTGCAAACCGGCGTGGCGGCCATCCTGGGCCGCGGGAACGGTGCCATCGAGCAGCGTGGTGTTGCCGAGCGCTGGAGCGGGACCAACGGGGGCGCGCCCGACGCCGCCGGGTTGGCCGCCGTCGTCGAGCACGCAGTTCAGATCACGATGCGCTCGGAGAGGGACGAGAGCGACACCAAGCCGCAGCCCGTCCTCACCTGGGTGCGCCAGGACTGGCGCGAAGCGCCGGGCTAA
- a CDS encoding endonuclease domain-containing protein, producing MDALDFLSSVGGVARVGLLRANGYTPSAIHKLASAGAHQPRKGVWALESADPEYLTAILNNGHVTCASAALRYGLWIKDRPMRLHLATRHCRGSGFVRHGGLRLSPENAVPVASVEDTVIHALTCLPDVDAISIAQSAMRQFGIPQAMIESEISADYYGNARRLLAKADGLSESLPEISARLLFESEGLPFRRQVHIRGVGRVDFLIGRRLIVEVNGYAFHSSREAWRKDMARLNAAQVRGFDVLSFAPEKIWNNPEQVMEEIRAVLALHSERK from the coding sequence ATGGATGCCCTGGATTTCCTCTCCTCAGTGGGCGGCGTCGCCCGGGTAGGTCTGCTTCGCGCCAACGGCTATACGCCCTCAGCGATCCACAAGTTGGCTTCCGCCGGGGCGCACCAACCACGAAAGGGCGTGTGGGCCCTCGAGTCGGCGGATCCGGAATACCTCACGGCGATCCTCAACAACGGACATGTCACGTGCGCGAGTGCAGCTTTACGCTACGGCCTGTGGATCAAAGACAGGCCCATGCGCTTGCATCTGGCTACGAGGCACTGCCGGGGCAGCGGTTTCGTCAGGCACGGCGGGCTTCGCCTCTCTCCGGAGAATGCCGTCCCCGTGGCATCCGTAGAAGACACCGTCATTCACGCTCTGACCTGTTTGCCGGACGTTGATGCTATTTCCATTGCGCAGTCGGCCATGCGGCAGTTCGGCATCCCGCAGGCCATGATCGAAAGTGAGATCTCTGCCGACTACTACGGAAACGCCAGAAGGCTGTTGGCAAAGGCAGACGGACTGTCCGAATCCCTACCCGAAATCAGCGCCCGCCTGCTGTTCGAATCAGAAGGCCTGCCATTCCGCCGCCAAGTCCATATCCGCGGTGTCGGACGGGTCGACTTTTTGATTGGCAGGAGGTTGATCGTTGAGGTCAATGGCTATGCCTTCCACAGCTCCCGGGAGGCATGGAGGAAAGACATGGCACGACTGAACGCGGCGCAGGTACGTGGCTTTGACGTCCTGAGCTTCGCCCCCGAGAAGATCTGGAACAACCCGGAGCAGGTGATGGAGGAAATCCGCGCCGTCCTGGCCCTGCACAGCGAACGGAAGTGA
- a CDS encoding UDP-N-acetylglucosamine 1-carboxyvinyltransferase — translation MTQPTAEHVGLLLRDARGEKGWTQGQLASELGTSQSAIARMEQGKQNLSLRMIERLESIFGRTIVKVGKRQMTHLRVEGGRTLSGSVDVNSSKNAGVALLCASLINRGTTTLRRLARIEEVNRIVEVLTSIGVECTWLNGNDLRIRRPETLDLASMDVEAARRTRSVIMLLGPLLDEAASYQLPYAGGCDLGTRTVEPHMQALRQFGLSVEAKSGFYSVQAPPADGEHRTFVLTERGDTVTENAIMAAAHRSGTTVIRNASPNYMVQDLCFYLQGLGVVIDGIGTTTLKITGRPAIDVDIEYFPSEDPIEAMSLITAGIVTNSEVTVCRVPIEFMEIELATLEQMGQQLDISGEYFARNGRTRLVDVTTKPSRLRAPEDKIHPMPFPGLNIDNLPFFAVIAGNAEGQTMIHDWVYENRAIYLTELNKLGAQVQLLDPHRIYVNGPTKWRGAEVGCPPALRPAACLLLAMLAARGTSELRNIYVIERGYEDLAERLNTIGAKIEYFQD, via the coding sequence ATGACGCAACCGACTGCCGAACATGTAGGTCTCCTTCTTCGCGATGCCCGTGGCGAAAAGGGCTGGACACAGGGACAGCTCGCTTCGGAACTGGGCACCAGCCAAAGCGCCATTGCCAGAATGGAACAGGGCAAGCAGAACCTGAGCCTCCGCATGATCGAGCGCCTTGAGTCGATCTTCGGGCGAACCATCGTCAAAGTCGGCAAACGGCAGATGACCCATCTGCGCGTAGAGGGCGGACGCACGCTCTCCGGCTCGGTGGACGTCAACAGCAGCAAGAATGCCGGAGTCGCACTGCTTTGCGCGAGCCTCATCAACCGCGGCACCACCACCTTGCGCCGGCTCGCCCGGATCGAAGAAGTCAACCGGATCGTCGAGGTTTTGACCTCGATCGGTGTCGAATGCACCTGGCTGAACGGCAACGATCTTCGCATCCGCCGCCCGGAGACCCTGGACCTCGCCTCCATGGACGTGGAGGCGGCGCGCCGCACCCGCAGCGTCATCATGCTGCTGGGCCCCCTCTTGGATGAGGCGGCCTCCTATCAACTGCCCTACGCCGGCGGTTGCGATCTTGGGACTCGAACCGTGGAACCGCACATGCAGGCGTTGCGTCAGTTCGGGCTCTCGGTGGAGGCCAAGTCCGGCTTCTATTCCGTGCAGGCTCCACCGGCCGACGGCGAGCACCGCACCTTTGTCCTCACGGAGCGCGGCGACACGGTGACGGAGAACGCCATCATGGCCGCCGCACACCGGAGCGGTACCACCGTGATCCGTAATGCCAGCCCCAATTACATGGTGCAGGACCTCTGTTTCTACTTGCAGGGGCTCGGTGTGGTGATCGACGGCATCGGAACAACCACCCTGAAGATCACGGGCCGCCCGGCGATCGACGTCGACATTGAGTACTTCCCGTCCGAAGACCCCATCGAGGCCATGAGCCTCATCACCGCGGGCATCGTGACCAACTCGGAGGTCACCGTCTGCCGGGTCCCCATCGAGTTCATGGAGATCGAACTGGCCACGCTTGAGCAGATGGGCCAGCAGCTCGACATTTCCGGGGAGTACTTTGCCCGCAACGGACGGACTCGCCTGGTGGATGTCACCACCAAGCCATCCCGGTTGCGTGCCCCGGAAGACAAGATCCATCCGATGCCGTTCCCGGGTTTGAACATCGATAACTTGCCGTTCTTCGCGGTCATCGCCGGCAATGCCGAGGGCCAGACCATGATCCACGACTGGGTCTACGAGAACCGAGCGATCTACTTGACCGAGCTCAACAAGCTTGGCGCCCAGGTGCAACTGCTCGATCCGCACCGCATCTACGTCAATGGCCCCACCAAATGGCGCGGCGCGGAAGTCGGATGCCCTCCGGCACTCCGACCCGCCGCGTGCCTGCTCTTGGCCATGCTGGCGGCCCGCGGCACGTCCGAGTTGCGTAACATCTACGTGATTGAGCGCGGATACGAGGACCTGGCCGAGCGGCTCAACACCATCGGCGCCAAGATCGAGTACTTCCAGGACTGA
- a CDS encoding energy-coupling factor transporter transmembrane component T family protein, whose product MRETLTLRGNNALLTRANPLAKFVSVFLITLVLALSIDLVSASTALLGELALFPLAGLTVRLLWQRGWPLIIAAALGGWSTAILSADSGRILLDVGIWSISEGSLQLGLGFMLRGLAIALPAILLMSCTDPTDLADALAQKAKLPHRFVLGTLAALRLVGLMAEEWQTIGMARRARGVGSHGSPPQRFKAMLGQSFGLLVQAIRRASRLAVTMEARGFGGGRRTWARESTYSRLDVWVLAGGLLIAAAAVLAAQWAGTWHFVWLKQPN is encoded by the coding sequence ATGAGGGAAACCCTGACCCTGCGCGGCAATAATGCCCTCCTGACCCGGGCGAATCCTCTGGCCAAGTTTGTCTCTGTCTTCCTGATCACCTTGGTCTTGGCGCTGTCCATCGACCTCGTGTCCGCCTCGACGGCGCTCCTTGGCGAACTGGCGCTGTTCCCCCTCGCGGGGCTCACCGTGCGCTTGCTGTGGCAGCGCGGCTGGCCCCTGATTATCGCGGCGGCGCTTGGCGGCTGGAGCACCGCGATCCTGTCGGCCGACAGCGGGAGGATACTGCTCGACGTCGGGATCTGGTCGATCAGCGAAGGCTCGCTTCAGCTGGGACTCGGGTTCATGCTGCGCGGCTTGGCGATCGCGCTGCCGGCCATTCTCTTGATGAGTTGCACCGATCCGACGGACCTTGCCGATGCCCTGGCGCAGAAGGCGAAACTGCCGCACCGTTTTGTCCTGGGCACCTTGGCCGCGCTGCGGCTCGTGGGGCTCATGGCGGAGGAGTGGCAGACCATCGGCATGGCACGGCGCGCGCGGGGTGTCGGCTCGCATGGGAGCCCGCCGCAACGGTTCAAGGCCATGCTCGGCCAAAGCTTCGGGCTACTGGTCCAGGCGATACGACGGGCGTCCCGCTTGGCCGTGACCATGGAGGCGCGCGGCTTCGGCGGTGGACGGCGGACCTGGGCGCGCGAATCCACCTACAGTCGCCTTGACGTCTGGGTTCTCGCTGGCGGACTGCTCATCGCAGCCGCGGCGGTGCTCGCGGCGCAATGGGCAGGAACGTGGCACTTCGTCTGGCTGAAGCAGCCCAACTGA
- a CDS encoding ABC transporter ATP-binding protein: MPSPDSGTPSVVRPAAISAQGWGWRHAGRTTQAIHALDLDIRPGERVLLLGPSGAGKSTLLHALAGVLGEEGDDADETGSLLVDGVSPRAQRGRAGLMQQDPETQVVLSRLGDDVAFGAENLCVPREEIWKRVHEALDDVGLRNSASGSFPLDHPTSALSGGQKQRLALAGILAMRPGLILLDEPTANLDPAGVLEVRDAVGRCLDKTGATLVVVEHRVSVWKDLVDRIVVLQPGSSSSTGGSTPAVLLDGDPDTVLVQARDMLTAAGVWVPGYVPATRPRSGTGSGSRVGSGPGNAGELLLATQELAVSRERPRRRRFKTIPPLPVQSGLDAEVLAGQALTITGPNGAGKSTFALTLAGLLAPVSGTVTAAVGLSDGAGTDPFKWKAQQLISRIGTVFQEPEHQFVTGRVLDELLFGPKHLGHGEERVDELLERLRLGHLVDANPYTLSGGEKRRLSVATVLAAHPRVLVLDEPTFGQDANTWAELASFLSELLDAGTSVVSVTHDQEFSSVLGGTEMRFEPAFQGGARQEAGAA, from the coding sequence ATGCCCAGCCCTGATTCCGGCACCCCTTCTGTGGTGCGACCCGCCGCCATTTCCGCGCAAGGCTGGGGCTGGCGGCACGCGGGCCGCACCACGCAGGCCATCCACGCCCTCGACCTGGACATCCGTCCAGGGGAGCGTGTGCTCCTGCTCGGCCCCTCGGGCGCGGGCAAGTCGACGCTCCTGCATGCCCTGGCGGGCGTGTTGGGCGAGGAAGGTGACGACGCCGACGAGACCGGCTCGTTGCTGGTGGACGGTGTTTCGCCGAGGGCCCAGCGGGGCCGTGCCGGACTCATGCAGCAGGACCCGGAAACCCAGGTGGTGCTTTCCCGGCTGGGCGACGACGTCGCGTTCGGCGCGGAGAACCTTTGCGTGCCGCGGGAAGAGATCTGGAAGCGGGTCCATGAAGCGCTCGACGACGTCGGGCTGCGGAATAGTGCGAGCGGCAGCTTCCCGCTCGATCACCCGACGTCGGCCCTCTCGGGCGGGCAGAAGCAACGACTTGCGCTGGCCGGCATCCTGGCGATGCGGCCCGGCTTGATCCTCCTGGACGAGCCGACGGCCAACCTGGACCCCGCCGGCGTGTTGGAAGTACGCGATGCCGTGGGCCGCTGCCTCGATAAGACCGGCGCCACGTTGGTGGTGGTGGAGCACCGGGTCTCCGTCTGGAAAGACCTTGTGGACCGGATCGTAGTGCTGCAGCCGGGCAGCTCCTCGTCCACGGGAGGGTCGACGCCGGCGGTGCTCCTGGACGGCGATCCGGACACCGTGTTGGTGCAAGCAAGGGACATGCTCACTGCTGCGGGCGTCTGGGTGCCCGGGTACGTGCCGGCCACCCGGCCACGTTCGGGAACAGGTTCCGGCTCGAGAGTAGGCTCCGGCCCCGGCAACGCTGGAGAACTGCTGCTCGCCACGCAGGAGCTCGCGGTGTCCCGCGAACGGCCACGGCGCCGCAGGTTCAAAACCATCCCGCCTCTTCCTGTGCAGTCCGGCCTCGACGCCGAAGTGCTCGCCGGGCAGGCCCTGACCATCACCGGTCCCAACGGCGCCGGAAAATCGACCTTCGCGTTGACCCTCGCGGGCTTGTTGGCGCCGGTGTCCGGCACGGTGACTGCCGCCGTCGGGCTCAGCGACGGGGCCGGCACCGACCCGTTCAAGTGGAAGGCCCAGCAGCTGATCTCCCGCATCGGGACGGTGTTCCAAGAGCCTGAACATCAGTTCGTGACCGGCCGCGTGCTCGACGAGCTCCTGTTCGGCCCGAAGCACCTTGGCCATGGCGAGGAACGGGTGGACGAGTTGTTGGAACGGCTGCGCCTGGGGCATTTGGTGGACGCCAATCCGTACACGCTCTCCGGGGGCGAAAAGCGCCGGCTGTCCGTGGCGACAGTGCTCGCAGCCCACCCCCGGGTACTGGTGCTGGACGAACCCACGTTCGGCCAGGACGCGAACACTTGGGCCGAGCTTGCGTCGTTCCTCTCCGAACTGCTCGACGCCGGAACCTCCGTGGTGTCCGTGACCCACGACCAGGAGTTCAGCTCCGTCCTGGGCGGCACCGAAATGCGGTTCGAGCCCGCGTTCCAAGGCGGGGCCCGGCAGGAAGCGGGTGCGGCATGA
- a CDS encoding ECF transporter S component codes for MTGISARPGLTKPGYNWRVVDIVVAALISIAGGVIFWAWDQMALVATPMSAGYPPLSGLIAGGWMIPAVLGMLIVRKPGAAIFCETVAATSELIMGSQYGTTVLISGLLQGLGAELIFLAFMYKKFNLPVSLLAGAGAGLFCGLNDSFLPWGWNIAYEPVDKLAYIVFCTISGAVIAGALSWIATRGLARTGVLSAFASRKAASEPVFS; via the coding sequence ATGACTGGTATTTCTGCAAGGCCGGGCCTCACCAAGCCTGGTTACAACTGGCGCGTCGTGGACATCGTCGTGGCGGCACTGATCTCGATCGCCGGTGGCGTGATCTTCTGGGCATGGGACCAGATGGCTCTGGTTGCAACGCCGATGTCCGCCGGCTACCCGCCGCTGAGCGGCCTGATCGCCGGCGGCTGGATGATTCCGGCAGTGCTGGGCATGCTCATCGTCCGCAAGCCCGGTGCGGCAATATTCTGCGAGACGGTGGCCGCCACCAGTGAGCTCATCATGGGTTCGCAGTACGGAACCACGGTGCTGATCTCGGGCCTGCTCCAAGGCCTCGGCGCGGAACTCATCTTCCTGGCCTTCATGTACAAGAAGTTCAACCTGCCGGTGTCCCTGCTGGCCGGTGCCGGCGCGGGCCTGTTCTGCGGTCTGAACGACTCCTTCCTCCCGTGGGGCTGGAACATCGCTTACGAACCGGTCGACAAGCTCGCGTACATCGTGTTCTGCACGATCTCCGGTGCCGTCATTGCCGGAGCCCTGTCCTGGATCGCGACCCGCGGCCTGGCCAGGACCGGTGTCCTGAGTGCGTTCGCGTCCCGCAAGGCCGCCTCGGAGCCCGTCTTTTCCTGA
- a CDS encoding NUDIX hydrolase — MAGNGEANSTTVAEPRLAASVILVREAAVPTVQSDLEVPADAGRGLEVFVQHRVTTMDFAAGMVVFPGGRVDPADSSGWDFADDVVERHADAWRRSSIAVEPASARFNAGRVLAAARREVFEEAGLKLDAATLRPWANWVTPADQPKRFDTYFYLACPLSGAEPRHQTTEASSSLWMPVHGILDAEAAGTLKLMPPTLALLDELLALGTVEAILAEDRDIVPVRPKPGALEEFFRLRRQSPTVAPELP, encoded by the coding sequence TTGGCAGGCAATGGCGAAGCGAACAGCACCACGGTGGCCGAACCTAGGCTCGCCGCGAGCGTGATCCTGGTCCGCGAGGCCGCCGTTCCTACGGTCCAGTCAGACCTGGAGGTTCCGGCGGATGCCGGGCGCGGCCTGGAAGTCTTCGTCCAGCACCGCGTGACCACGATGGATTTCGCCGCGGGCATGGTCGTCTTCCCGGGAGGGCGAGTGGATCCGGCGGACAGCTCAGGCTGGGACTTCGCGGACGACGTCGTCGAGCGGCACGCCGACGCATGGCGCCGGAGCAGCATCGCCGTCGAGCCCGCTTCGGCCCGTTTCAACGCCGGCCGGGTGCTGGCGGCTGCGCGGCGCGAGGTGTTCGAAGAGGCCGGGCTGAAGCTCGACGCCGCCACCCTCCGCCCGTGGGCCAACTGGGTCACCCCGGCAGACCAGCCCAAGCGCTTCGACACATACTTCTACCTTGCCTGCCCGCTTTCGGGTGCAGAGCCAAGGCACCAAACCACGGAAGCGTCGTCGTCCTTGTGGATGCCGGTCCATGGGATCCTGGATGCCGAAGCCGCCGGAACCCTCAAGCTCATGCCGCCCACGCTGGCGCTGCTGGATGAGCTCCTCGCCCTCGGCACGGTGGAAGCGATACTGGCCGAGGACCGTGACATCGTGCCCGTCCGTCCAAAGCCTGGAGCTCTGGAGGAGTTCTTCCGGCTGAGGCGCCAATCCCCAACCGTTGCTCCGGAACTGCCCTGA
- a CDS encoding DUF4235 domain-containing protein has protein sequence MNLLIKLLGTGVSIGAGFVGTKLVNALWEKSTGKKPPKGHDDMEASLRSALTFALISATVSAVIQVFASRSTQRAISRFSKTQDIV, from the coding sequence ATGAACCTCCTCATCAAGCTGCTCGGCACTGGCGTCAGCATCGGCGCAGGCTTTGTCGGCACCAAACTCGTCAATGCGTTGTGGGAAAAGTCCACCGGCAAGAAGCCTCCCAAGGGTCACGATGACATGGAGGCAAGCCTGCGCTCGGCACTGACCTTCGCGCTGATTTCGGCGACCGTCAGCGCAGTCATCCAGGTTTTCGCAAGCCGCAGTACCCAGCGCGCCATCTCGCGTTTCTCGAAGACGCAGGACATCGTCTAG
- the mnhG gene encoding monovalent cation/H(+) antiporter subunit G — protein MTPNATGVDAVIDAVTAVLLIVGALMSLGAAIGLLRFPDLMSRMHAATKPQVLGLFLVLAAIGLQMREWWVWPILAVAWIFQLLTVPVSAHMVGRAGYRTKHLHRELLTIDELEAVVLRAAGQRAAEKAQETEPAMPNTGNGGSSAANGRDGGRSA, from the coding sequence ATGACTCCTAATGCCACCGGAGTTGACGCAGTGATCGATGCGGTCACCGCAGTGCTGCTGATTGTTGGCGCGCTGATGTCATTGGGCGCGGCAATCGGCCTGTTGCGGTTCCCGGACCTTATGAGCCGCATGCACGCGGCCACCAAGCCGCAAGTGTTGGGGCTGTTCCTTGTCTTGGCGGCCATCGGGCTGCAGATGCGCGAATGGTGGGTGTGGCCGATCCTGGCGGTGGCCTGGATCTTCCAGCTGCTGACCGTGCCCGTATCCGCACACATGGTGGGCCGCGCAGGCTACCGGACCAAGCACCTCCACCGCGAGTTGCTGACCATAGACGAACTCGAGGCCGTGGTGCTGCGGGCTGCCGGTCAACGGGCAGCTGAGAAAGCTCAGGAAACGGAACCGGCAATGCCCAACACCGGGAACGGCGGGAGCTCAGCCGCGAACGGCCGGGATGGCGGGCGGTCAGCCTAG
- a CDS encoding monovalent cation/H+ antiporter complex subunit F, with protein MKDIVLIVTAVILSLAAAGAIYRIAVGPSLLDRVLASDVLLAILGAALAIDMAVNRHLNNLVLLVALTLIGFVGSVTVARFVADRRGQVNDS; from the coding sequence ATGAAAGACATCGTGCTGATCGTCACGGCGGTGATTCTTAGCCTCGCGGCGGCAGGCGCCATCTACCGGATCGCCGTCGGGCCGTCCCTGCTGGACCGGGTGCTCGCCTCGGACGTGCTGCTCGCCATACTGGGCGCCGCGCTGGCCATCGACATGGCCGTCAACAGGCACCTCAACAACCTCGTGCTGCTCGTCGCCCTGACGCTGATCGGGTTCGTTGGCTCGGTGACGGTGGCCCGCTTCGTGGCCGACCGAAGGGGACAGGTCAATGACTCCTAA
- a CDS encoding Na+/H+ antiporter subunit E: MSRKRISFRTELPLLVWLVVVWGALWRDFSPGNLVFGALIAVVVARVFYLPPVELSGRFNVLRAIPFAGLFLAKVVAASFQVMYLAVFRGPSVTNAVVAVPLRSHSDLMVTATGHVISLIPGSLVVEVDRSTSTLYIHGLNVRNDVDTAKLRKEVQDTEASLIRIMGTRAEMDALQAEGWPATRGVGS; encoded by the coding sequence GTGAGCCGCAAGCGGATTTCGTTCCGGACCGAGTTGCCCCTGCTGGTCTGGCTCGTGGTCGTCTGGGGTGCGCTTTGGCGGGACTTCAGCCCGGGCAACTTGGTGTTCGGAGCGCTGATCGCCGTGGTGGTAGCCAGGGTCTTCTATTTGCCTCCCGTGGAACTCAGCGGACGATTCAACGTGCTGCGAGCCATTCCTTTTGCCGGGTTGTTCCTTGCCAAAGTGGTGGCCGCGAGCTTCCAAGTCATGTACTTGGCGGTATTCCGGGGGCCTTCGGTCACCAATGCCGTGGTCGCGGTTCCCCTTCGTAGCCATTCCGACCTCATGGTGACCGCCACAGGCCACGTGATTTCGCTGATTCCGGGTTCCTTGGTGGTGGAGGTGGATCGCTCAACGTCCACGCTCTATATCCACGGGCTCAATGTCCGCAACGATGTGGACACCGCCAAGCTGCGCAAGGAAGTCCAGGACACGGAGGCCTCGCTGATCCGGATCATGGGTACCCGGGCGGAAATGGACGCACTCCAGGCCGAAGGCTGGCCTGCAACGAGGGGAGTTGGCTCATGA
- a CDS encoding Na+/H+ antiporter subunit D, translating to MNIASLAPLAVVLPILGAALTFALNRNPLAQRAVSIGLLSLTLLLECWLLASVWTTGTASVTLGGWQPPFGVVMVVDQFSSLMLVVSSVISLAVLIYATGQGMADGDREAPVSIFHPTYLILVAGVSNAFLTGDLFNLYVGFEILLTASYVLMTLGGTGPRIRAGVTYVVVSVVSSVLFLIAIAMIYGATGTITMADLAIKLAELDPGTRNLLHVMLLVAFGIKAAVFPLSFWLPDSYPTAPAPVTAVFAGLLTKVGVYAMVRTETLLFPGDTLNAPLMVVALLTMLVGILGAIAQSDIKRLLSFTLVSHIGYMVFGLAMSSVAGLAAAVFYVAHHITVQTSLFLVTGLIERRGGSSSMDRLGGLAKLSPLLALLFFIPAMNLAGIPPFSGFLGKLGLLQAGIALGTPLAITLVVGGVVTSLLTLLAIARVWNRAFWRKPEDAEYPAAALKDTAAVGLLPRTMVGPTAALVVFGVALTVFAGPLFQLAGNSAEQMLDRTAYIHSVLGGNAKVPEIAAPVQGGAK from the coding sequence GTGAACATCGCCAGCCTGGCGCCGCTCGCCGTCGTACTTCCCATCCTCGGTGCCGCACTGACGTTCGCCCTGAACAGGAACCCTCTGGCCCAACGCGCGGTCAGCATCGGTTTATTGTCCCTGACCTTGCTCCTGGAATGCTGGCTCCTTGCCTCGGTATGGACCACGGGCACAGCATCCGTCACCCTGGGTGGCTGGCAGCCGCCTTTTGGCGTGGTGATGGTGGTCGACCAGTTCTCCTCGCTCATGTTGGTGGTTTCTTCCGTCATCAGCCTCGCGGTGCTCATCTACGCCACCGGCCAGGGCATGGCCGACGGCGACCGCGAGGCGCCGGTGTCGATCTTCCACCCGACTTACCTGATCCTGGTAGCCGGAGTCTCGAACGCCTTCCTCACGGGTGACCTCTTCAACCTGTACGTGGGCTTCGAGATCCTGCTGACCGCGAGCTACGTGCTCATGACGCTGGGCGGCACCGGTCCGCGCATCCGCGCCGGGGTCACGTACGTGGTGGTTTCCGTGGTGTCTTCGGTGTTGTTCCTGATCGCCATTGCCATGATCTACGGAGCCACCGGGACCATCACCATGGCGGATCTTGCCATCAAGCTGGCCGAATTGGATCCTGGCACCAGGAACCTGCTCCACGTCATGCTGCTCGTGGCCTTCGGCATCAAGGCTGCCGTGTTCCCGCTGTCGTTCTGGCTGCCTGACTCGTACCCGACCGCGCCGGCACCGGTCACTGCCGTGTTCGCGGGCCTGCTCACCAAAGTGGGCGTCTACGCGATGGTCCGCACGGAGACCCTTCTCTTCCCGGGCGACACCTTGAATGCCCCGTTGATGGTGGTAGCGCTCCTCACCATGCTGGTGGGCATTCTCGGGGCCATAGCGCAGAGCGACATCAAACGATTACTCTCCTTCACCTTGGTCAGCCACATCGGCTACATGGTATTTGGGCTGGCCATGTCTTCCGTTGCGGGGCTTGCTGCCGCGGTCTTCTATGTGGCCCACCACATCACGGTCCAAACGAGCCTGTTCCTGGTGACCGGCTTGATTGAGCGCCGAGGTGGCAGCTCGTCCATGGACAGGCTGGGTGGGCTCGCCAAACTGTCTCCGCTCCTCGCGCTCTTGTTCTTCATTCCGGCGATGAACCTCGCAGGAATCCCGCCCTTCTCCGGGTTCCTGGGGAAGCTCGGGCTCCTGCAGGCAGGCATCGCCCTCGGGACACCCTTGGCCATTACCTTGGTGGTGGGCGGCGTGGTCACGAGCCTCTTGACCTTGCTGGCAATTGCCCGGGTCTGGAACCGCGCATTCTGGCGGAAGCCCGAGGACGCGGAATACCCGGCCGCCGCCCTCAAGGACACGGCAGCAGTCGGCCTGCTTCCGCGGACCATGGTGGGGCCGACTGCCGCGCTGGTGGTCTTTGGCGTGGCGCTGACCGTCTTCGCCGGTCCACTGTTCCAATTGGCCGGAAACTCCGCGGAACAGATGTTGGACCGTACGGCGTACATCCATTCCGTGCTCGGCGGGAATGCGAAGGTTCCGGAGATCGCTGCGCCGGTGCAGGGAGGTGCCAAGTGA